The Obesumbacterium proteus DNA window TCCACCTTCAGCCAGCGTTTCAGCATCACCACGCCCCACAGCCCAGCGACACCCGCAATCAGGCCGAGCAGCAGCGCGCCGCCCACACCAACGGTACCCGCGGCAGGCGTCACCGCAACCAGCCCTGCGATACAGCCTGAGCACGCACCCAGCAGAGACGGCTTTCCGCGCGTCATCCACTCCGCTAACACCCAAGACAGAATCGCTCCCGCCGTTGCCACCACCGTATTCACAAAGGCCAGCGCGGCAATTTCATTCGCTGCACTTGCCGAGCCTGCGTTAAAGCCAAACCAGCCGATATACAGAATCGCAGTTCCCATAAAGACCATTGGCAAGTTATGGGGTTTGAAGGCTTCTTTGCCGAATCCTGCACGCTTGCCTAGCAGGTACGCGCCAACCAAACCGGCAATTGCCGCGTTAATATGCACGACCGTTCCACCTGCAAAGTCTAACGCCCCGTCTGCTGCTAAATATCCGCCGCCCCACACCATATGAGCCATCGGAATATAAGAGAGCGTGAACCATAGTACGGCGAAAATCAGCACCGCTGAAAAGCGAATACGTTCTGCAAACGAGCCAACAATCAGCCCCACGGTAATACAGGCAAATGATCCCTGAAACGCAACGTGGATCATTTTATAGAATGAGCCGGTTAAATCAGTTAGCCCAATCCCTTTCAGCATCACTTCATCGAGGTTACCAAAAATGGCGCTACCGGCACCAAACGCCAAAGAGTAGCCATAGACAACCCACAGCACGCAGATGGTGGCAAAGGTCACCATCACCTGTGTCATTAAGGACAGCACGTTTTTGGAGCGCAATAATCCACCGTAAAATAGGCCAATGCCTGGG harbors:
- the amtB gene encoding ammonium transporter AmtB; translated protein: MKTRLSTLALGSALLLPGAAMAATPAVADKADNAFMMICTALVLFMTIPGIGLFYGGLLRSKNVLSLMTQVMVTFATICVLWVVYGYSLAFGAGSAIFGNLDEVMLKGIGLTDLTGSFYKMIHVAFQGSFACITVGLIVGSFAERIRFSAVLIFAVLWFTLSYIPMAHMVWGGGYLAADGALDFAGGTVVHINAAIAGLVGAYLLGKRAGFGKEAFKPHNLPMVFMGTAILYIGWFGFNAGSASAANEIAALAFVNTVVATAGAILSWVLAEWMTRGKPSLLGACSGCIAGLVAVTPAAGTVGVGGALLLGLIAGVAGLWGVVMLKRWLKVDDTCDVFGVHGVCGIVGCLATGILTATSLGGTGYAEGVTMGHQLGVQALSVVVCIVWSGVAALIAFKIADVCVGLRVPEEQEREGLDVNSHGENAYNQ